A stretch of the Nicotiana tabacum cultivar K326 chromosome 6, ASM71507v2, whole genome shotgun sequence genome encodes the following:
- the LOC142182122 gene encoding uncharacterized protein LOC142182122, whose translation MGSILETAEVSSANVTTSANNGGGMKDSSHPYFLRPSDSPGMNLVNTNFDGKSYGGWRRSILIALSAKNKVGFIDGTCLAPSSETPDFKLWNRCNDMVISWLLNSLSREIGESVIYSKTAKHLWDDLEDRFGQSNGAKMYHLQKELSDLVQGQAT comes from the coding sequence ATGGGTTCTATTCTTGAAACAGCTGAGGTCAGTTCAGCAAATGTCACCACCTCTGCAAATAATGGAGGTGGAATGAAGGACTCAAGTCATCCTTACTTCCTTCGCCCCTCAGATTCACCCGGAATGAACTTAGTAAACACAAACTTTGATGGTAAAAGCTATGGAGGGTGGCGCAGGTCCATTCTCATTGCTCTTTCTGCCAAAAACAAGGTGGGGTTCATAGATGGAACCTGCCTTGCACCAAGCTCAGAAACACCTGACTTCAAGTTATGGAATAGGTGTAATGACATGGTCATATCTTGGTTGTTGAACTCCCTTTCCAGAGAGATTGGTGAAAGTGTCATCTATTCCAAAACAGCCAAACATCTGTGGGATGATTTGGAAGATAGATTTGGTCAATCAAATGGTGCAAAAATGTATCATTTACAGAAAGAGTTGAGTGATTTGGTTCAGGGTCAAGCAACATAG